In Vigna radiata var. radiata cultivar VC1973A chromosome 3, Vradiata_ver6, whole genome shotgun sequence, the following proteins share a genomic window:
- the LOC106757552 gene encoding transcription factor bHLH47 isoform X2 has product MMGSETSATVVEKLNNSQDLSRKRSCSNKQKQEKIPKRIRKAEREKEKREQLNELFLGLAHTLDLKEQNNGKASILRESIRLLKDLFSQIESLKKDSVSLLSETHYVTMEKNEMVEENCVLKSQIEKLAGEIEARVVQCGHNNLMNPFPEAEKITEFSGENLQLSSTEAAVQQGHAVLVVPVSTHHGPYNVIEQIPKPRSSITKPHPRYPTPMDSWPLQLLAEQPTSN; this is encoded by the exons ATGATGGGGTCTGAGACTTCAGCCACTGTTGTTGAAAAGCTCAACAATTCACAAGATTTATCAAGAAAAAG GTCTTGTTCTAATAAAcagaaacaagagaaaattcCTAAGAGAATTCGCAAGGctgaaagagagaaagagaagcgTGAACAGTTGAATGAACTCTTTCTTGGTCTTGCTCATACACTCG ATCTTAAAGAACAGAACAATGGAAAAGCTTCTATATTGAGGGAATCCATCAGATTGCTGAAAGACTTGTTCAGTCAGATCGAGTCCTTGAAAAAGGACAGTGTATCTCTGTTGTCAGAGACTCACTAT GTGACTATGGAGAAAAATGAAATGGTAGAGGAGAATTGTGTTCTGAAAAGTCAAATTGAGAAGCTTGCTGGTGAAATAGAAGCAAGAGTAGTTCAATGTGGACATAACAACCTGATGAATCCATTTCCAGAAGCAGAAAAGATTACAGAGTTTTCAGGGGAGAATCTGCAATTGTCCAGCACAGAAGCAGCAGTGCAGCAAGGACATGCAGTTTTGGTTGTCCCTGTAAGTACTCATCATGGCCCTTATAATGTTATTGAGCAGATTCCAAAACCCAGATCCAGTATTACTAAACCACATCCCAGGTATCCTACTCCAATGGATTCATGGCCACTGCAATTGCTTGCAGAGCAACCAACTTCAAATTAA
- the LOC106757552 gene encoding transcription factor bHLH47 isoform X3, with protein MMGSETSATVVEKLNNSQDLSRKRSCSNKQKQEKIPKRIRKAEREKEKREQLNELFLGLAHTLEVTDLKEQNNGKASILRESIRLLKDLFSQIESLKKDSVSLLSETHYVTMEKNEMVEENCVLKSQIEKLAGEIEARVVQCGHNNLMNPFPEAEKITEFSGENLQLSSTEAAVQQGHAVLVVPVSYSNGFMATAIACRATNFKLRIWCCVELKWTL; from the exons ATGATGGGGTCTGAGACTTCAGCCACTGTTGTTGAAAAGCTCAACAATTCACAAGATTTATCAAGAAAAAG GTCTTGTTCTAATAAAcagaaacaagagaaaattcCTAAGAGAATTCGCAAGGctgaaagagagaaagagaagcgTGAACAGTTGAATGAACTCTTTCTTGGTCTTGCTCATACACTCG AGGTAACAGATCTTAAAGAACAGAACAATGGAAAAGCTTCTATATTGAGGGAATCCATCAGATTGCTGAAAGACTTGTTCAGTCAGATCGAGTCCTTGAAAAAGGACAGTGTATCTCTGTTGTCAGAGACTCACTAT GTGACTATGGAGAAAAATGAAATGGTAGAGGAGAATTGTGTTCTGAAAAGTCAAATTGAGAAGCTTGCTGGTGAAATAGAAGCAAGAGTAGTTCAATGTGGACATAACAACCTGATGAATCCATTTCCAGAAGCAGAAAAGATTACAGAGTTTTCAGGGGAGAATCTGCAATTGTCCAGCACAGAAGCAGCAGTGCAGCAAGGACATGCAGTTTTGGTTGTCCCT GTATCCTACTCCAATGGATTCATGGCCACTGCAATTGCTTGCAGAGCAACCAACTTCAAATTAAGAATATGGTGTTGTGTAGAGTTGAAATGGACCCTCTGA
- the LOC106757552 gene encoding transcription factor bHLH47 isoform X1, translating to MMGSETSATVVEKLNNSQDLSRKRSCSNKQKQEKIPKRIRKAEREKEKREQLNELFLGLAHTLEVTDLKEQNNGKASILRESIRLLKDLFSQIESLKKDSVSLLSETHYVTMEKNEMVEENCVLKSQIEKLAGEIEARVVQCGHNNLMNPFPEAEKITEFSGENLQLSSTEAAVQQGHAVLVVPVSTHHGPYNVIEQIPKPRSSITKPHPRYPTPMDSWPLQLLAEQPTSN from the exons ATGATGGGGTCTGAGACTTCAGCCACTGTTGTTGAAAAGCTCAACAATTCACAAGATTTATCAAGAAAAAG GTCTTGTTCTAATAAAcagaaacaagagaaaattcCTAAGAGAATTCGCAAGGctgaaagagagaaagagaagcgTGAACAGTTGAATGAACTCTTTCTTGGTCTTGCTCATACACTCG AGGTAACAGATCTTAAAGAACAGAACAATGGAAAAGCTTCTATATTGAGGGAATCCATCAGATTGCTGAAAGACTTGTTCAGTCAGATCGAGTCCTTGAAAAAGGACAGTGTATCTCTGTTGTCAGAGACTCACTAT GTGACTATGGAGAAAAATGAAATGGTAGAGGAGAATTGTGTTCTGAAAAGTCAAATTGAGAAGCTTGCTGGTGAAATAGAAGCAAGAGTAGTTCAATGTGGACATAACAACCTGATGAATCCATTTCCAGAAGCAGAAAAGATTACAGAGTTTTCAGGGGAGAATCTGCAATTGTCCAGCACAGAAGCAGCAGTGCAGCAAGGACATGCAGTTTTGGTTGTCCCTGTAAGTACTCATCATGGCCCTTATAATGTTATTGAGCAGATTCCAAAACCCAGATCCAGTATTACTAAACCACATCCCAGGTATCCTACTCCAATGGATTCATGGCCACTGCAATTGCTTGCAGAGCAACCAACTTCAAATTAA
- the LOC106757553 gene encoding HVA22-like protein a, with product MGAGSFLKVVLKNFDVLAGPVLSLAYPLYASVRAIESKSPVDDQQWLTYWVLYSLITLFELTFAKALEWIPIWSYAKLILTSWLVIPYFSGAAYVYEHYVRPFFVSTTENVNIWYVPSKKDTLGKPEDMLTAAEKYIEEHGTEAFENLLNKAGKTRKSSKHANGSY from the exons ATGGGAGCTGGAAGTTTCCTGAAGGTTGTTCTGAAAAATTTTGATGTTCTTGCTGG GCCTGTGCTGAGTCTTGCGTATCCTCT ATATGCCTCGGTTAGGGCAATTGAGAGCAAGTCTCCCGTTGATGACCAGCAATGGCTCACTTATTGGGTTCTGTATTCCTTGATCACCCTCTTTGAACTTACTTTTGCCAAAGCTCTTGAATG GATTCCCATTTGGTCATATGCAAAGCTGATCCTTACCAGCTGGTTGGTCATTCCCTACTTCAGTGGTGCAGCCTATGTTTATGAGCACTATGTTAGACCTTTCTTTGTCAGTACTACTGAGAACGTTAACATCTGGTACGTTCCAAGCAAAAAGGATACTTTGGGGAAGCCAGAGGACATGCTAACTGCGGCAGAGAAGTACATTGAAGAGCATGGAACTGAAGCATTTGAGAATCTGCTTAACAAG GCTGGTAAAACTAGGAAAAGTAGCAAGCATGCAAATGGAAGCTATTGA
- the LOC106757554 gene encoding microtubule-associated protein RP/EB family member 1B — MASSIGMMDSAYFVGRNEILTWINNRLQLNLTRIEEAASGAVQCQMMDMTYPGVVPMHKVNFDAKTEYDMIQNYKVLQDVFNKLKIEKHIEVGRLVKGRPLDNLEFLQWLKRYCDSVNGGIMNENYNPVERRNSKGGNRNVKGLKGSKSLQTNAMNHSGSGDSLRSKQLRSSGGADGGNASADIQVLSKQVSDLTLSVDHLEKERDFYFAKLRDIEILCQASELENDPMSLAIKKILYAADAKGSALDEAQEYLNEVINGVEDEVEGEVEAETET; from the exons ATGGCGTCGAGTATAGGGATGATGGATAGCGCATACTTTGTCGGCAGAAATGAGATTCTCACTTGGATCAACAATCGCCTTCAACTTAACCTCACTCGCATTGAGGAG GCTGCATCTGGTGCTGTACAATGCCAGATGATGGACATGACATATCCAGGGGTTGTTCCAATGCACAAG GTGAATTTTGATGCAAAGACAGAGTATGATATGATTCAGAATTACAAAGTTCTGCAGGATGTGTTCAACAAGCTGAAAATTGAGAAG CATATTGAAGTTGGAAGGCTAGTTAAAGGCCGACCTTTGGACAACTTGGAGTTCCTTCAATGGCTAAAACGCTATTGTGATTCTGTCAATGGAGGCATTATGAATGA GAACTATAATCCCGTTGAGAGGAGGAATAGTAAGGGTGGAAACCGGAATGTCAAGGGTCTAAAGGGATCCAAATCGCTGCAAACAAATGCTATGAATCATTCTGGTTCAGGCGACTCACTCA GGTCCAAGCAATTGAGATCAAGTGGAGGAGCAGATGGTGGTAATGCTTCAGCTGATATTCAGGTTTTGTCCAAGCAG GTTTCTGATCTCACACTGTCAGTGGATCActtggaaaaagaaagagacttTTACTTTGCAAAACTAAGGGATATAGAAATTCTTTGTCAAGCTTCAGAACTGGAGAATGATCCT ATGTCTCTGGCAATTAAGAAGATTCTGTATGCGGCTGATGCAAAGGGATCAGCATTAGATGAAGCTCAGGAATACCTTAATGAAGTCATCAATGGTGTTGAAGATGAAGTTGAAGGTGAAGTTGAAGCAGAAACTGAAACCTGA